The Pararhodobacter sp. genome segment CCCGCATCCGCCTTGCCGGGATAGACGCGCCGGAGAGCCGGCAGACCTGCCGCGTCAAGGCCACCCGCGAAACCATCCGTTGCGGGCAGCATGCCGCCTTGTGGCTTGCGGACATGATCGGCACACGCCCCGTCACCTGCACCCCCATGGGGCCGGACAAATACCGCCGCACGCTGGCGCGCTGCGCGGTAGAGGGGCAGGACATCGGGGCCGCCATGGTGCGCGCCGGCTGGGCTCTGCCCTATCTGCGCCACGGCAGGGCTTATGAGGCAGACGAGCGCGCCGCCCGCAAAGACAAGGCCGGCCTATGGGCCACCCGCTTCCAGCGCCCTTGGGAG includes the following:
- a CDS encoding thermonuclease family protein, with protein sequence MAFYAGALCAALTLTCLTLPAAAEPLAGRASVIDGDTIDIHGTRIRLAGIDAPESRQTCRVKATRETIRCGQHAALWLADMIGTRPVTCTPMGPDKYRRTLARCAVEGQDIGAAMVRAGWALPYLRHGRAYEADERAARKDKAGLWATRFQRPWEWRHAQTR